One Scomber scombrus chromosome 23, fScoSco1.1, whole genome shotgun sequence genomic window, CTTCGATAAGATCTGAACTCACCAATAATATAAGATTACGTTGTTTTGTTGTAATTACGCAGATAAAACATTCACTCCTAATTCAGGCAGGTGCCCAAACAGCACCACAATAGATCCATCATCACTTATAAAGTTCAAAGCTGTAATACAAATCAAACTGTTCATACATGGCCACTATTACAAATATCCCTTCCTAACATCACCCaggaattatgtttttttttttttgatagatGGACTTTAACTTGGTTATAGTGTTTTAAACCTGTCTGATTGTACTGTCTGATTGTTAGGactaattattgttttaatattttttattgcaacTAAACTATGTATGAAGTGTTATCAATTTGTGGGTTTTTAGTAATGTTGACACTATGGGTGAAAATTAGCTGTTCAGTAAACCCAAGCACATTTACACTGTTGCtgcaaaaaatttaaataataattaatgtccATTGTCctctataaataaacaaaaaaaataaatatagatgCTTCTaatgaaagtgatggaggacaaaatccaatcatattcacattttatttcagagtTTATCTTAAATtgatatgaggcttcagcagtctgtgtCAATCAGATCaaagcaggcggggagttccggtcctctgaaatgaggccaacgtggaagtaacttaaaactgcattctataaaaaggccaccggggggcgaccgttttggtgtcaaaaggactttacaagtcaatggagaattcaccaacttctcacttgatttctaacctcagtaaacgttttcaaaatgtgtttatggtctcaatcgctagtttaaagcctttttcaatgcagtatgatgttcatttgtgaaattttggcctccctgattttatatttgacgataaaacagggtatgcattagggcctggctacgtcgtgattgacaggttgattggttcacaggttcaggagggcgcctcatgcccctcctgatgcccatataagtagaatccgtgtttttatttttcccacgcatgcacctgaaattttcaaaatggcgctgctcagatccgatactattggcttccgagcaaagtccacaaaccaatgggtgacgttacGGATGtcacgtccatttcttatatacagtctatggatcaaagttacagttttttttgtgcagaattccctttttttgtttctgaaaTCAACTCAAATAACGAATTTGGCTATTTTGACTATTGTTTTGTGAACTATCCTTAAACCTTTTATACAATATAACTACAGCTAAACATTACTTGTGAAATTGTGTCACTTCATTATTGTTGGTATGatataaaaaatgttacaaGAGTTGACGTAACCTTGAATTAATTATTTACCGacgtgaataaataaattagatgTTAGTATTGTTAATGGGACAGTTGCAGCTCAACAAGCTGGATCAATATTTCTCTTATCCAGCACTGCAGCAGTACCACCTCATAACCCACCAGCTGACCTGGTACGAGGCCCAGAACTACTGCAGAGTAAAGTACACAGACCTGGCCACCGTCAACAACATGGACGACGAGAACTACCTGGTCAGGACGCTGGGCAGTCATGTGACATACAGCTGGATCGGGCTCCAGAAGGGATCGACTGACAGGTGGATGTGGTCCGACGGCAGCGGCAAAGCTCAATTCACCAAGTGGGCAGAGGGTGAACCAAATAACGTGGGAGGCAATGAAGGGTGCACTGAGATGAATGAGGAAAGCGAGTGGGTTGACATACAGTGTGAAGACAGCAAACGTTTTATGTGCTATGAACGtgagtgtgattttttttttttttttttacagcacacaagatatgaagaaaatatgtttgaagCAGATGAGGATtaaacaaactgcaaaaaacaacatagaCTAAAATCCCAGTGTAAACAAAACATGGCAGTAGTCAATATTCTTCTGTGGCTTCCGTAATTATGACCAAACCAATCTGACATCAGTTACTATCTGGAGCTATAATTAAATTACACTTATTAACACTATATTACAACCAGTGTTGAGGAGTAACTAGTTTCATGTAAAGTCAttgaattacaaaataaatgtaactgtaatctgttacagttactgagaaaaaatttgtaattaaattacaggtACTTATGGAAATGTTGATGATtgcaaaggaggttacatctgaagtcagacctttcagatttcactgttttattgttttatatttaacatgttactaaatacatatattgctgtttttaattatttgaaatcaatattttttttatatattgtaaataaatcatgacgggGGATTATTTggagcatttcatttcatattttcatcttcattttatattccaaaatctacatgaactaatgaatacattttcttgctttataagaaatgatctcccttaagctgcgttcagaccaaaagcgtctgacgcgtaAAAAAATCACTcgaatcgcttctatcgcgccgcttgatcataaatatacatttttggatcatcgcttcattcgtgcttgtgacgtcgggagaaactcgccgctgattggatgaatgaatgaatgaatcaagcgtctgaagcggcgcgaataaagttggaaaatttgaacttttcaggcggcatcgcgccgcttcagacgcttgattcattcattcattcattcattcattcgcttcagacgcttcatttgCGCCGCCTGATATAACATTGCGTGTgctcgcgccatttacattcattttttatgtggacttgctgctcaaatcgcgtcagacgcttttggtctgaacgcagctttataaatcatgtcagtatccatgaaaaacactaaacttAGATTTTGgagcttaatgggaacacttaccctaacagctgaaaacatttgttagaaaattagaaaagtaatcaaatgtaataagttacattactttgattaagtaattgaaatagttacattacttattacattttaagtggagtaactagtaatctctaccttattacatttccaaagtaaccttcccaaccctgatgacatcgtatatcaataatgataataattggAGCGGCTTAGGCTCTTTTTGTCCCCTGGTACTGGTATAAAGATTATTGTCTTCTCTATTGATGCTTGAATATTTAAAAGAGCTACCTCCTGCTTGCTTTGCAAAAGAAAGACctgacattcatttttttttctgcccttCTCTACGTCTCTTTAGGTCAGGATGGCAAGGAAAGGTATGTGTATTACCTGAACAAATATACCTGGGCGAAGAGTCAGGATATATGCAGAAATAAGCACACTGACATGGCCACTGTAATGAACGAGGCGGATAATTCAGCGGTTTCTGATTTGGTCCAGAAGCGATTGCCCGATAGTATATGGATCGGCCTGTTCAAAGATAAATGGATGTGGTCCGATGGAAGAGAAACCTCCTTCAGGTACTGGCTGCCAAACTCGCCTTATCGGGGAAACTGTGCTTCTGTTGTAGTGTCACAGCAGGGGCGCTGGATTGAAAATGAATGTACCCAGACAACCCCATTCGTCTGTCAGGGTGGTAAGTTACTGAAATGATGTTGTTTGGTCACATGTCAAATGCTGTGTAAAGTGTTTCATTACTATTTTGCAAATCTTACTTAAAATCATGTTAGGTTCTTTCTGATAgataatgtattatttgtatctTTG contains:
- the LOC134006332 gene encoding macrophage mannose receptor 1-like gives rise to the protein MGQLQLNKLDQYFSYPALQQYHLITHQLTWYEAQNYCRVKYTDLATVNNMDDENYLVRTLGSHVTYSWIGLQKGSTDRWMWSDGSGKAQFTKWAEGEPNNVGGNEGCTEMNEESEWVDIQCEDSKRFMCYERECQDGKERYVYYLNKYTWAKSQDICRNKHTDMATVMNEADNSAVSDLVQKRLPDSIWIGLFKDKWMWSDGRETSFRYWLPNSPYRGNCASVVVSQQGRWIENECTQTTPFVCQGDLKVKKMVIRLKVRSDVDPNDSTVTSALLKELEKSLRHESLTDFKLTWRNGKNGFILQRDEQLEVA